A single Ammospiza caudacuta isolate bAmmCau1 chromosome 6, bAmmCau1.pri, whole genome shotgun sequence DNA region contains:
- the LOC131559503 gene encoding embryonic protein UVS.2-like, producing MQYFLLPTHLAFLCSFALSKPVQKTTRKNDLGSEIAVYEGDILLRRGRRSAINCDSCLWPKSQDGLVKVPVNISSDFSITERSWIADALQEISTLTCVQFVNRTTETDYVYVERGQSCWSYFGKIGGRQAVGLVKNGCMDKGAIQHEMNHALGFIHEQARSDRDRFVKIMWEHIVAGEQGNFGKMNSKNLGLPYDYSSVMHYGAYDFSRTPGKPTIVPVPDPSIPIGQRDGLSNLDVAKINKLYKCNCCSSVLSKPKGSFSSVNYPSPYPNNSNCLWLIRIRRSKIFLQFEAFDLQHSPGCSSDYIKIYNGNSKSSPVLLDKYCGKGPLPSLVASGSTMLVEFASDESITATGFRASYNRVNCGATFRDSKGVITSPNYPNKYPKNRACFWVITSPVGYKISLKMLSFELEYSDRCIYDYLLIHDGSRPMSPAVGPYCGTEKVADFTSTGNFVLVEFHSDLVWELPGFVMSYTFAR from the exons ATGCAGTACTTTCTTCTGCCAACTCATTTAGCATTTCTCTGTAGCTTTGCACTAAGTAAACCCgtccag aaaactaCAAGAAAGAATGATTTAG gTAGTGAAATAGCTGTGTATGAAGGAGACATCCTCCTGAGAAGAGGGCGACGCAGTGCAATTAACTGTGACAGCTGTTTGTGGCCCAAATCACAAGATGGACTGGTCAAGGTTCCAGTTAATATCTCTTCTGATTTCT CAATAACAGAGAGGTCTTGGATTGCTGATGCTTTGCAAGAGATCTCCACGCTGACCTGTGTGCAATTTGTAAATCGCACTACAGAAACAGACTATGTTTATGTTGAACGAGGGCAGAG CTGCTGGTCTTACTTTGGAAAGATTGGAGGACGCCAAGCAGTAGGCCTGGTGAAAAATGGTTGCATGGATAAAGGAGCAATTCAGCATGAAATGAACCATGCACTGGGTTTCATCCATGAACAGGCACGGAGTGATCGGGACAGGTTTGTCAAGATTATGTGGGAGCACATAGTGGCAG GGGAACAAGGGAACTTTGGAAAAATGAATTCCAAAAACCTGGGCCTTCCCTATGACTACTCCTCAGTGATGCACTATGGCGC GTATGATTTCTCCAGAACTCCAGGAAAACCAACTATTGTACCAGTTCCTGACCCCTCTATACCTATTGGGCAGAGAGATGGGCTGAGTAACTTGGATGTAGCTAAAATCAACAAGCTCTACAAGTGCA AttgctgtagctctgtgttGTCTAAACCCAAAGGCTCGTTTTCCTCTGTCAATTACCCATCCCCATACCCCAACAACAGCAACTGTCTGTGGCTGATCCGCATCCGTCGAAGTAAg ATCTTCCTGCAGTTTGAGGCTTTTGATCTCCAGCACTCCCCAGGCTGTTCTTCTGACTATATAAAAATTTACAACGGGAACAGCAAGAGctcccctgtcctgctggacaaGTACTGTGGGAAGGGTCCGCTGCCCTCCCTGGTGGCATCGGGATCCACAATGCTGGTGGAGTTTGCAAGCGATGAGAGCATTACAGCCACAGGATTCAGAGCCTCCTACAACAGGG TGAATTGTGGAGCCACTTTCAGAGATTCAAAGGGAGTCATCACCTCTCCAAACTACCCCAataaataccccaaaaaccGAGCATGTTTCTGGGTCATCACTTCTCCAGTAGGATATAAG ATATCTCTCAAAATGTTATCCTTTGAGCTGGAATATAGCGACAGATGCATCTATGACTACTTGCTCATTCATGATGGAAGCCGCCCTATGTCACCTGCAGTTGGCCCTTATTGTGGGACAGAGAAGGTTGCAGACTTTACTTCCACTGGGAACTTTGTGCTGGTTGAATTCCACAGTGATTTAGTGTGGGAGTTGCCTGGATTTGTGATGAGTTATACATTTGCTAGGTAA